One window from the genome of Lutra lutra chromosome X, mLutLut1.2, whole genome shotgun sequence encodes:
- the LOC125091865 gene encoding actin-related protein 2/3 complex subunit 3 codes for MPAYHSSLMDPDTKLIGNMALLPIRSQFKGPAPRETKDTDIVDEAIYYFKANVFFKNYEIKNEADRTLIYITLYISECLKKLQKCNSKSQGEKEMYTLGITNFPIPGEPGFPLNAIYAKPANKQEDEVMRAYLQQLRQETGLRLCEKVFDPQNDKPSKWWTCFVKRQFMNKSLSGPGQ; via the coding sequence ATGCCGGCTTACCACTCATCTCTCATGGATCCGGACACCAAACTCATTGGAAACATGGCACTGTTGCCTATCAGAAGTCAGTTCAAAGGACCCGCCCCTAGAGAGACAAAAGATACAGATATTGTGGATGAAGCCATCTATTACTTCAAGGCCAATGTCTTCTTCAAAAACTATGAGATTAAGAATGAAGCTGATAGAACCTTGATATATATAACTCTCTACATTTCCGAGTGTCTAAAGAAACTGCAAAAGTGCAATTCCAAAAGCCAAGGTGAAAAGGAAATGTATACGCTGGGAATCACTAATTTTCCCATTCCTGGAGAGCCTGGTTTTCCACTTAATGCGATTTATGCCAAACCGGCAAACAAACAGGAAGACGAGGTGATGAGGGCCTACTTACAGCAGTTGAGACAAGAGACTGGACTGAGACTTTGTGAGAAAGTTTTTGACCCTCAGAATGATAAACCTAGCAAGTGGTGGACTTGCTTTGTGAAGAGACAGTTCATGAACAAGAGTCTTTCAGGACCTGGACAGTGA